The following are encoded together in the Thalassolituus oleivorans MIL-1 genome:
- the yidD gene encoding membrane protein insertion efficiency factor YidD has translation MADKQTETATSGVKPGAKVLLSLIAVYRYAISPLFPSRCRYYPTCSSYAAEAIQRYGALRGGMLAAKRIGRCHPWGSHGVDPVPDLPTHSPTCCQRKP, from the coding sequence ATGGCCGACAAGCAAACGGAAACCGCAACAAGCGGCGTCAAACCGGGCGCTAAGGTCTTGCTGTCTTTGATAGCTGTCTATCGCTATGCCATCAGTCCTCTTTTCCCCAGCCGTTGTCGCTATTATCCTACGTGTTCTTCTTACGCTGCCGAAGCAATTCAGCGGTATGGAGCGCTTCGTGGTGGTATGCTTGCCGCGAAACGGATAGGTCGGTGTCATCCATGGGGTTCCCATGGTGTTGATCCCGTCCCCGATTTACCCACCCATTCACCTACTTGTTGTCAACGGAAACCCTGA
- the mnmE gene encoding tRNA uridine-5-carboxymethylaminomethyl(34) synthesis GTPase MnmE has product MTNAVHQDTIAAVATAPGRGGVGIIRVSGDKAQAVALAVLGHLPKPRYAHYGPFKAQDGCVLDEGIALFFPNPNSFTGEDVLELQGHGGPVVLDILLKEVIAQGCRLARPGEFSERAFLNDKMDLAQAEAIADLIDSASEQAARCALRSLQGEFSRRVHSLLDQLIQLRIYVEAAIDFPEEEIDFLSDGKVSAMLAEVEAELAAVMREANQGAILREGMNVVIAGRPNAGKSSLLNALAGQERAIVTDIAGTTRDVLKEHIHIDGMPLHIIDTAGLRDAPDEVEKIGIQRAWDEISKADRVLLMVDSTTTETDPEKLLHALYDERGLKEQADDFLQSKRITVIRNKADLSTEVIGLDIHKRYPTITLSAKQNAGVDVLREHLKDIMGYNAANEGGFLARRRHIDALNRANDAVAFGRQQLDGMGAGELLAEDLRMAQQALNEITGAFTADDLLGEIFGSFCIGK; this is encoded by the coding sequence ATGACCAACGCCGTCCACCAAGATACCATTGCTGCAGTAGCGACTGCTCCCGGTCGTGGTGGCGTCGGCATTATTCGTGTATCAGGCGACAAGGCGCAGGCGGTGGCACTGGCAGTGCTCGGACATCTACCGAAACCGCGCTACGCCCACTACGGGCCGTTTAAAGCACAAGATGGCTGCGTACTCGACGAGGGCATCGCCCTCTTCTTTCCGAATCCCAATTCTTTTACTGGTGAAGACGTACTTGAGCTGCAAGGCCACGGTGGCCCAGTGGTATTGGATATTTTATTGAAAGAAGTGATAGCGCAAGGTTGTCGCTTGGCGCGCCCAGGCGAATTCTCCGAACGCGCCTTCTTAAACGACAAAATGGACTTAGCCCAAGCAGAAGCCATTGCTGATCTAATCGATTCTGCATCAGAACAAGCAGCACGCTGCGCATTACGCTCACTGCAAGGCGAGTTTTCCCGCCGGGTGCATAGCCTGCTCGATCAACTGATTCAATTACGCATTTATGTAGAAGCCGCCATCGACTTTCCGGAAGAAGAAATCGACTTCCTAAGCGACGGCAAAGTCAGCGCCATGCTGGCCGAAGTTGAAGCCGAGCTGGCCGCCGTTATGCGCGAAGCTAACCAAGGTGCGATCTTACGCGAAGGCATGAACGTGGTGATTGCTGGACGCCCTAACGCCGGTAAGTCTTCACTATTGAACGCCTTGGCTGGCCAAGAACGCGCCATCGTTACCGACATTGCCGGTACTACTCGCGACGTACTGAAAGAACACATCCACATCGACGGCATGCCGCTGCACATTATCGACACCGCTGGCTTGCGAGATGCGCCCGATGAAGTCGAAAAGATTGGGATTCAGCGCGCTTGGGACGAAATTAGCAAAGCCGATCGCGTGCTTTTGATGGTGGATAGCACCACAACAGAGACTGATCCGGAGAAATTACTGCACGCTTTATACGACGAAAGAGGCTTAAAAGAGCAAGCAGATGATTTTTTGCAATCAAAACGCATAACCGTGATTCGCAACAAAGCAGACTTATCCACAGAGGTAATCGGTTTAGATATACATAAGCGCTATCCCACCATCACCTTATCGGCCAAACAAAATGCCGGTGTTGACGTACTGCGCGAACATCTAAAAGACATCATGGGCTACAACGCTGCCAACGAAGGTGGTTTCCTCGCTCGCCGCCGTCATATCGACGCTCTCAACCGCGCCAACGACGCCGTCGCCTTTGGCCGCCAGCAATTGGATGGTATGGGCGCAGGCGAGCTGCTGGCCGAAGACTTGCGCATGGCGCAACAAGCATTGAATGAGATTACCGGCGCGTTTACCGCAGATGATTTGCTGGGCGAGATTTTTGGGTCGTTTTGTATTGGGAAGTAG
- the yidC gene encoding membrane protein insertase YidC codes for MDIRRLAIFIGLAVSTYFLIYTWNQDYGQKNLNNAPIASAEVTQASDAPQTTDVNETPVVGTGDQPIVDAPVTDVSVSAEPTGELITVTTDVLQVKIDPRGGEVAEVLLPAYPLSIDQQDVPFVLLEKNQRRTYVAQSGLVGKDGIDKAGPALYSAAQTTYTLSDDQQAITVVLTHVSDKAKIEKIYTFRRGDYLMDMNYRITNTSDSEWQGAFYAQLKRDGSQDPSTASGMGMKAYLGAALTTKEDRYKKVSFSDLEDDGYKSVQEGGWAAMLQHYFLSAWVPSQETQHTYNGRFVKGNYVFGFYDAPFTVAAGDTANVGAQLYVGPKDQERLETIAPNLNLTVDYGILWFIAQPLFWLLEFIHGFVGNWGVAIILLTVVIKAAFFKLSATSYRSMANMRKVAPKMAEIKEKFGDNREKLGQEMMKLYKEEKINPLGGCLPILVQMPVFISLYWVLMESVELRQAPFFFWIRDMSVMDPYFILPLIMGASMFIQMKLNPTPPDPMQARVMQFMPVIFTVFFLWFPAGLVLYWVVNNVLSIAQQYVITKQIENS; via the coding sequence ATGGATATCCGCAGATTGGCCATATTTATTGGCCTGGCCGTTAGTACTTACTTTCTGATTTATACCTGGAATCAGGATTATGGACAGAAAAACCTAAATAACGCGCCGATTGCTAGCGCAGAAGTTACCCAAGCATCGGATGCTCCACAAACCACGGACGTTAATGAAACACCCGTTGTAGGTACAGGCGATCAACCGATTGTTGATGCACCCGTAACAGATGTTTCTGTATCAGCTGAACCAACCGGTGAACTGATTACGGTGACTACCGATGTTCTACAAGTCAAAATTGATCCACGCGGTGGTGAAGTAGCCGAGGTGTTATTGCCGGCTTACCCACTGTCGATTGATCAACAAGACGTGCCCTTCGTATTGCTAGAGAAAAACCAGCGTCGCACTTATGTTGCGCAGAGTGGTTTAGTCGGCAAAGACGGTATTGATAAGGCAGGTCCTGCGTTATATAGCGCTGCCCAAACTACCTATACTTTGTCTGATGATCAGCAAGCGATTACTGTTGTTCTAACTCATGTTAGTGATAAAGCTAAGATTGAGAAGATTTATACCTTCCGTCGTGGTGATTATCTAATGGATATGAATTACCGCATCACCAACACTTCTGATAGCGAATGGCAGGGTGCATTTTACGCTCAGCTGAAGCGTGATGGTTCGCAAGATCCGTCAACTGCGTCAGGCATGGGTATGAAAGCGTATCTTGGTGCGGCATTAACCACCAAAGAAGATCGCTATAAAAAAGTAAGCTTCAGTGATTTAGAAGATGACGGTTATAAATCGGTACAAGAAGGCGGTTGGGCAGCAATGCTTCAGCATTATTTCTTGTCTGCTTGGGTACCATCGCAAGAGACTCAACACACCTACAATGGTCGTTTCGTTAAAGGCAATTATGTATTCGGTTTCTACGATGCTCCATTCACAGTAGCGGCTGGTGATACGGCCAATGTTGGTGCTCAGCTGTACGTTGGCCCTAAAGACCAAGAACGTTTAGAGACTATAGCTCCAAACCTAAATCTAACGGTTGATTACGGTATTTTGTGGTTTATCGCTCAGCCTTTGTTCTGGTTGCTCGAGTTCATTCATGGTTTTGTTGGCAACTGGGGTGTGGCTATTATCTTGCTGACCGTGGTTATTAAAGCGGCCTTCTTTAAGCTGTCAGCGACTAGCTATCGCTCAATGGCGAATATGCGCAAAGTGGCGCCGAAGATGGCCGAAATTAAAGAAAAATTCGGCGATAACCGTGAGAAGCTTGGTCAGGAAATGATGAAGCTTTATAAAGAAGAGAAGATCAATCCGCTGGGCGGCTGCTTACCTATTTTGGTACAGATGCCAGTGTTTATCTCCTTGTACTGGGTATTAATGGAATCCGTTGAACTGCGTCAAGCGCCGTTTTTCTTCTGGATTCGTGATATGTCGGTGATGGATCCATATTTCATCTTGCCGTTGATCATGGGTGCTTCGATGTTTATTCAAATGAAGCTTAACCCAACGCCGCCAGATCCGATGCAAGCGCGTGTTATGCAGTTTATGCCGGTGATCTTTACCGTATTCTTCCTGTGGTTCCCTGCTGGCCTAGTACTGTACTGGGTAGTGAACAACGTGCTGTCGATTGCTCAGCAGTACGTGATTACTAAACAGATAGAAAATTCGTAA